The Musa acuminata AAA Group cultivar baxijiao chromosome BXJ2-5, Cavendish_Baxijiao_AAA, whole genome shotgun sequence genomic interval TCCATCCCTCCGTTTCTCTAAATCATGATGACGCCAGAAAACATATCCCACCGCCGATAGAACGTGGTGGCCGATGAGATCTCAGGTTTCTTGCCTTGAGATTCGCGAACgaacgatcgatcgatcgatcgatcatgACATGATGTTGTTGATGGTCGTGCCAGCTTCAGATGCGCTGCTTTATTGCAGTGGCGGTGAACGCAGTGCGCACTTCTCCACTTGGAACTCAACTCTTTCGGCAACGCTTGAAACGTGCGTAAAAGTTGGTCTCTTGTGGGTGACGGTGAGAACACCCACCTTCATGTCCACCTCGTCGCCCTGTAGCTCTCGTTAAAGTCGAGAGGCATGTTGCTTGATTGAAAGAACCCGGGATCATTCTCGAGCTGGATATGAGTAGCTCAGTTTGGCGAAGAAGAGAGGATATGGAGGGAGGACGCTCTGAAGAAACCTTTTATATTGGGAGCTTTGTGTTTGCTAATCACGGGTTAGTAGAACAGAAGCAGTTTCGTGTTTGTTTTCTGCATCCAAATTCTAAAGATCTTGAAGCACAGAAAATAGACAATTTCTCTGTTATTGATGAACATATAAATCTATGTAAGAAGACAATTTATGATCTAAGAAAGTAGACGTATGAAAGTTACTGCAATGTTGATAAAGACAAAACAGAGCATCAAATGCCAAACTCTAACACAGAGACTGATTCAAAGTACTCTGATGGAGGACGATTACACGCCAATTAACAACAACAACATCGCAACAAGAAAAGCCCAGCATATCCCACGCACATTCTCAGCAGCTTACCATGGTTTAGGAACTAAACCTGTAACCTGGCGGATCTGCCACTGCAACTATCTCCGTTTATATAGATCGAACACTCAAGAGTATCAACTGTCGAGTGGAATGAAGTATATGTGCTAATTAAGGAGCTGTTTTTTGATCATGGATGGTACCAAACGAGTAGTGCTGATCACCGGGTGCGGCAAGGGCGGCATCGGCTACGAGTACTGCAAGGCCTTCGCCTCCCACGGCTGCTATGTCTTCGCCTCCGACCTCCCCGACCGCCTGCATGACCTCGCCGATCTCGCGTCCGAGAACGTTGAGCCGCTCGAGCTCGACGTCTCCTCCGACGAGAGCGTCGCGGCCGCGGTGTCCGAGGTCCTGGCCTCCCGAGGCCGCATCGACGTCCTCGTCAACAACGCCGGCGTCGGCAGCACCGGGCCGCTGGCGGAGCTCAACCTGGACGAGATTCGGCGTGCGTGGGAGGTGAACGCGCTGGGCCAGGTGAGACTGGTGCAGGCGGTGGCCCCGCGCATGGCCGCGCGGCGCAGCGGCCGGATCGTCAACGTGGGCAGCGTAGTGGGCGCGGTCGCCACGCCTTGGGCCGGCTCCTACTGCGCCACGAAGGCGGCGGTTGACGCCATGTCGGACGCGCTCCGGGTGGAGCTTCGCCCATTCGGGGTACACGTCATCAAGGTGGTGCCGGGGGCGGTGCGGTCGGGGCTGGGCCGGGCGAACGCGGAGCGACTGGCGGCGCGGAGCTGGCGGCTCTACGAGGGGTTCGAGGATGCAATTGCGGGGAGGGCGGGGGCGTCGCAGGTGGGGCGGGCGACGGAGCCGGGCGTTCTGGCGCGCCACGTGGCCCGGCGTGTGCTGAGCCCCCGGCCGCCGAGGGCGATCGTGTTCGGCCACATGACGGGCCTGTTCGCGGCGCTCGCCTGGTCGCCGCTTTGGTTACGCGATTGGTTCTTCGCCAAGCGCTTCGGGTTGGATAAGAAATTATAAGAGAAAAAAAGGATCTCTTCTCTCCTCTAGCAGATATGATCAATGCGAGATTAACTTATGCCATCAATCAATGTTCTTGACACACATGAACAATGTTTGCGTGtccgaaagaagagagagagagagagagatttgcccTGCAGCGCAATAATTCCCGGCAAATAAGGTTGTTGTTGGATGTTGTTGCTGTTATCGATCATCATGACACTAATgatatgattcatagttatctagattattatcatgatatagtggttacatgatgatttcaataaccacttgatcatgatctagtagtttcaataactaccttatgatctagtagttatagggtggttgtttgAGATTGAGGAGAGGAAGATAAAGAATCTGTGTGTATTTGGTatatggtatcttgtaagtgttcctcctgttttttaatactatcagttttcttgagtcaaaaggattctttttactcgtatcgtagtattctgtttcttcCTTGCTCCTCTATCACCAACATTTGTggaatcagagcctagtttcaatctgaactgggcattatggcttttaacggTAATTccgtgtctcaaccccttatccccatcttctcgggcaaaagttatgaattttggagtatcaagatgaagactctattcaagtctcaagatctttgggacttaatagagaatggatatgcagatccagatgacgaaatcaggctgagggagaatagaaagaaggactcaaaggcattgttcttcattcaacaagctgtacatgagacgatcttctcaagaattgcagcagcgacaacctcaaagcaagcctggttgatacttcaaaatgaatttcaagactcatcaagggtgattacggtaaaacttcaaaccttccgtcgtgagtttgaaattttgttcatgaaaagcaatgaatcggtacaagattttctttctcgagtgactgaaattgttagtcaaatgaaatcttatggtgaacatcttcctgatcatataattgttgcaaaggttttgagaagtttaactccgaaatttgatcatgttgttgtcgcaattgaggaatcaaaagatttatctacttattcatttgatgaactaatgagttccttgcaagcacatgaagtaaggttgaacaggtcacttgaaaaaaagtgaagaaaaagcatttcaggttaagggagagtcttctacttcagaagaagacaaaaaatcaacaggaagaggacgtggcagaggaggatttcgtggtagaggaaatggaagaggaagaggacactttgatgaacaagggcaatcaaattatgataaaaaaaaattataaaagtggaattcaatgtcactattgtaaaaagtttggtcacatgaaggcagattgctggaaaagagaaaagcaagcaagctatgtggagaaaactgaagaaaatagtaagttgtttatgactcattcacaaattcataacatctcaaatgatatttggtttttggatagtggatgttctaatcatatgtcaggcataaaatcaatatttagagatattgatgagactcacaagttgaatgttagacttggagataacaatcaaatccaagtggaagggaaaggaacaattgaggtgaagacaaatcaagggaaggtaaaataccttgataatgttttttttgttcctactttatcacataatttgttgagtgttggacaattagtaaatgatggatatcaagtaatatttgatgatggttcatgcactattagagataagaaatctggtttcattatagtaaatatttgcatgacacaaaacaagatgtttccacttgatgtgtcaaatattgaaagacatgcgcttatcacaactcaaaagaatgagtctagtttatggcatttaagatatggacatcttaacattaaaggtttaagattgttaagtcaaaaaggaatggtttttggattgcctaagattaataGGCTTGATGTATGTGAAAGATGTAtatatggcaaacaaagtagaaaaccatttcctattggaaaagcatggagagcatctaattgtcttgaattaattcatagtgacttatgtggacctatgaatacaaaatcatttggtggaagtcaatattttttattgtttacggatgattatagtcgcatgagttgggtatattttttgaaattgaaatatgaaacatttgataattttcgaaagttcaaggcacttgtagaaagacaaagtggtagatatataaagacacttcggacagatagaggtggtgaatttttatctaatgagtttagttctttttgtgaagaaaatggtatccatagagaattgacagcaccatatacaccggagcaaaatggtataGCTGAGCGAAAGAATCGGACtatcgttgaaatggcaagaagtttgcttaaaggaaaacttcttccaaatcagttttgggcagaagcaattgcaacagcagtttatttgttgaatatttcaccaacaaaggctgttatgaatcgaactccttttgaggcttggtatggtatgaaaccaagtgttagacatctaagaatttttggttgtattgcttatgctttagtgaattcacaaaatcatcacaagcttgatgaaaaatcagagaaatacattttaattggttattctttacaatctaaagcatatcgattatataaccctattagtggcaaagttattattaacagaaatgttatgtttgatgaaagggcaagttggaattgggagaccaataaaggtgaaacacaaatgcagattccagcagaactagacactccgcagaatcaagtgacagatcttgctccaataagttcatcgtcagcctcacccaatagcagttcaaattcggattcctcatatgaaacccctccaagaaatttcagatcactgacagaaatttataactcaacatttgctttgtttatttcagatccgacaacttttgaggaagcagttaaaaaagaggaatggagaaaagcaatgaaggaggaaatcaagtcaactgagaagaatgaaacttgggagctaatggatctaccgaaagaaaagaaagtgatcgggttaaaatggatgttcaaaacaaaatttaaatgcaaattatttggtttcactgatagtgattgtgcaggagctttaaagagtacttcaggcaagtggagccatcacaatgaagtattgtggaacggatgaacaagttgcggatatcctcaccaaatcacttccacttcgaaagcatatttattttatgtcgcaaattggtgtatgcaactatgaatcaagagggagtgttgagatatgattcatagttatctagattgttatcatgatatagtggttacatgatgatttcaataaccacttgatcatgatctagtagtttcaataactaccttataatctagtagttatagggtggttgtcattaggtcctataaataggaccgtagttcatctagcaagacattgagattgaggagaggaagataaagagtctgtgtgcatttggtatctggtatcttgtaagtgttcctcctgttttttaatactacatcagttttcttaagtcaaaaggattttttttactcgtatcgtagtattctgtttttccttgctcctccatctccaACAAATTTATGTCATCAATCAATATTCTTGACACACATAAATAATGTTTGCGTGtccgaaagaagagagagagagagagagatttgcccTGCAGCGCAATAATTCCCGGCAAATAAGGTTGTTGTTGGATGTTGTTGCTGTTCTCGATCATCATGACACTAATGAAGCAAGAGATGATTTGCCCTGTTTTCCAGTCTGCAGTACCAGACGGAGCATTATAATACTATTGTGAGCATCGGTGCTGTAAAGAGGAGAGTTGCTGCCTTGTTTCGGGGCCATGGCGTAGCTTTCTTGGATTTCATGGAGCTCATATTATTGACTCACATCCAACTTTGCGTCTGCGTGCAGCTGTTGACTGCATTCAAAACCTCAGGGAACTTAAACAATGACACTCCCCCCTGCAAAGCTTTCCTTCCGGGTAATGGACATGCCAGGCCAGAAATGTGGGTGCAATTCTGCTCGGACATCAAGCCTCCCATTTGCAGGGCTTTACAGTAAGTTAGGAGGAAGGAAAGCTAAAGTCATTGTCCTCCTCAGATCACGGATCCCGATGCATTGAAGATGGAAACACAGGGGATTTGTGCTCTGCTTACGAGCCATGGGATGTATCAGCCTCCATTACGGTGGCAGGTGCCTTGGGATATGTAGATTTGCAGCAGTCTTTGAGCTTGTCCACGAACCCTGTCTCACAGTTCAGTTATGTCACAGCATGCATCTTCTGCGATAGCAAACGACTATGTGAGCTTGGATCATACTAGGAAGAGAGGTACAGAGAGAGGAGGCCCAAAGCAGCCGGTTCATCGGAAGTCGATCGAGACATCTGGGTACAGGACAACAGTGGGAAGAAGGAAGGTCAAACGAGGAAAGGAAGACGAGGTTTGTTGGACAAACTGATACACGATCCAATACTGATACAGGCTTCAGACGTCATCTTCTTGCCTGGGAATGGTAACCTTTCcttcccttttttcttccaattCTTAGAGCACCTATTTAGCATTATTTGGATTCCACAACGAACACTTCCTGGGCAATGTTCATGGTGGTGATTCGGGCAACCTGAGGGCTGCACTAGGGATGAATCCTCTTCCTCTGAGCTCATGGATGATGCCATCCACCCATTGCCTGAGATGCTAGTGATTGCTGCATGGACAGATGCATACACCTCTCTGGGATTTCAAGCTACTGAAGAGGTTGGAGAGGGAAGGTTGTGATCCATGAGATGTGTGGGTTCTCTGCCTCTGTCCCTTTcctgtggtcttcatgtgttctacatCTTCTCTACCATGTTATCAAGTCAGTCTCTACTGTAACTCTTAGAATAATAATGTCATCTTTAATCACtatatcaccctgaattgatctatgtAATCATATCTTGTAATTCAACTTTTGATGTAGTTAGTACGATTCAATCCACCAACCAACAAAGTGAAGAACTTGAAGCAACAACCTAACTTGATCTATTGTTACTATTACTATTACTGTTGTCATGTTCATTCCCAACCTGACACTGTCTCATAATGGCCATAGACAACATATATTGTCTGCAAAGTTCTCCATGGGCAACATGGTATGCAGACTGAGGAAGCTCCATGAAATCAATCCAAAACCAAGCCAGTGCAAGCGACTTACAGCTCTGCAACATGAATTGGCTGCTTTACATCAAGTGAGCTGCCATGGAGGATGAACACATGTAGAGCCCCACAGACAGCAAAACCAGGCTGGTTTTGATCCCCAGAAGGCAGGCAGACTGAGCTGTCCGTGGGTTATTTTGTGTCATGGGAAGGTACAGCAGCTGTGACCAGGTTGACAGGATGAGCTCAAATTAATGATTGTTCCAATGATGCAAACTCATCTTCTCTAACCAAATTAACAAGATAATGATGAAAGCACTTATCAAATTAGAAGTTCAGTTTCGCACCGGGAATGAGTTCTGAAAGTAAaattagaaaaagagaaaaataaacacATTCACCTGAACCATCATAACATTAGAAGAACATGGAATAAGAAATTGATCTTTTGCATCATGTAAAGGTAATATTGAAGTCATTCAGTGTCCTCATAGGAGGAATTCACAACATAATGATTCAACCTGAGCTTATTTCACTATCAACTGGCTTCAAACAGAAAGGAGAAACTTGTTTTTACTGTAGGTAAATTCCCCCCTGCACATCAAAAATTTCTTACAAAAGAATCATACCTGAAagaataaagcatgcagcaggctGAGAGTGGAACTATCTACATCTCCATAGAGAGGAAGTTTTACTTGATTTCTCTCCAGAAAGGGAAGGGAGGGGCATCACGTCGTGCACCCTTTCCCGAGCGACAATGTTTCTCTCCATGACTTAAAACTGCTCTTTCAATCAATCTGCTCGCCTATCAGATCAAGGCCCACCAGTAGAAATGAGATTCCTTGGAACAGGAGGAAGTAGAAGTGGATACCCTGCGCCGACAGCAAGCTACGAGCGGAAGCAGTTAACAGAAGGAAAGCAAGTGCTAGCTCCTTCCGGTATATCCTATTGTGCTTCTTCTTTGATTCCTTTCTTGGTCGGGGTTCCTCCTTTGCCATCGATTCAAGGTTGGGTGCTGAGGCACCTCGCTGCTGCTTGGGCTCCTTCTTCACCAGAGAAATAAGATCACCCTCGGAGGAACGACCAGACTTCTTAGTGACAACCCA includes:
- the LOC135612024 gene encoding short-chain dehydrogenase ptmH-like — protein: MDGTKRVVLITGCGKGGIGYEYCKAFASHGCYVFASDLPDRLHDLADLASENVEPLELDVSSDESVAAAVSEVLASRGRIDVLVNNAGVGSTGPLAELNLDEIRRAWEVNALGQVRLVQAVAPRMAARRSGRIVNVGSVVGAVATPWAGSYCATKAAVDAMSDALRVELRPFGVHVIKVVPGAVRSGLGRANAERLAARSWRLYEGFEDAIAGRAGASQVGRATEPGVLARHVARRVLSPRPPRAIVFGHMTGLFAALAWSPLWLRDWFFAKRFGLDKKL